TGCACCAGGACGAGGCGCGAATGTTCCTGCCGAAGGTCGCGGAACGTCTGGGGTCTGCGGATGTGCGCTTCAAAGCCTGCCCGGAAAGCCTGCCGCTGCTCCAGCCCATGGCCGACGCCGAACCGGCCGAGGAAGGCGACTGGGGTCGGGAATTTCTGGCCCTGATCCTGGCCGTGCGAGTGGTTCGGGACATGGATCAAGCCCTGGAGCATATCGCTCTTCACGGCTCCAACCATACCGAGGCCATCCTCACCAGGGACCACGATCGGGCCATGCGTTTTCTGCGCGAGGCCGACGCTTCCCTGGTTCTGGTGAACGCCTCCACCCGGTTCAACGACGGCGGTCAGCTCGGCCTGGGCGCGGAAATCGGGATCAGCACGTCCAAGCTGCACGCCTACGGCCCCATGGGGGTTCGGGAACTGACCGGCGTGAAGTTCGTCGGCCTTGGCCAGGGCCAAGTCCGGGAATGAACCTGAAAATGACGTAACGTGACGGCTGCATGAAGGTCGGCGTCTTCGGCGGGTGCTTTAATCCCGTGCATCACGGCCATCTGCGTCTGGCCGTTGAAGCCCTGGAAATCCTGGAGCTGGACCGGGTGGAACTGGTTCCGGCCGCGATCCCGCCGCACAAGGAGCAGCGCGGGCTGTTGCCCTATGGGCTGCGTTGCCGCCTGGTCCAACTTGCGATTCGTGGGGTGGTCGACCTGCATTGCTCCCTGATCGAGGGCGGTCGCCCCGGTCCGTCGTACACCGGAGACACGCTGGAAGAGCTGGCTCGGGCAATGCCCGAAAGCCAGCTCTTTTTTTTGGTCGGCGTTCCGGATCTGCTGACCCTGCCCTCCTGGAAAAACGGCCTGGCCTTGACCAGCAAGGCCCATTTCGTGGCTGTTGCCCGACAGGACATGGCCCTGGAAACTATGCGGGCCTTTGTCCGCGACCATTGGCCCCGAAGCGGCGAGCCGTATTTGCGTGAACGGGATTGGAGACGTGTCTGGGAGTGGCCCCTGGAGGGCGGCGCGCGGTCGATCCTGTTGATCCATCCGCCCCTGGTGGACGTCAGCTCGACCATGATCCGGGACTACTGGAACGTGGGCCGCGATCTCCGGTTTCTTCTGCCGGACTCCGTGCTGGCCGAATTGGTCCGGAAGCGGCATTTGGTGGATCGGTATTGGGCAAGTGAAGAGGGGGGCGAAGTCGGCGAAGCCGTCGATATCAATCCCGGTCAGCCGAGAGGGGGCTGTATCCATTACCGATGATCGGCCATGAGATCTGGAGGAGCGGGACGGAAAAAGCCGTCAGAATCCGTTGAGCTGACACGGCAAGAACAGGACGGTGTCGACAGACCTTGGCATCGCCAATGGATTGAAAAAAGAACGCCGGGACCATGAATGGCCCCGGCGTTCGTGTTTTTTGAAGCGCCTCCGAGACTCAGGGAGGCGGTTGTGTGATGGGGGTTACTCTCCCCGTCCGGAGTCGCAGGGTTCGATGTTCTTGTCCGGGGTGGCGTGTTCCGCGGTGTCCGTGAGTATGCAGGCCGGCAGCGGGGCGACGTTGGTTTCGCTGTAGGGGTTGGCCTCGGCCATCAGGTTCAGAATCCGCCAGCGCTCGTTTACCTCGTTGTCCACGGCCTCGCGCAGCTTCCTGGCGTCTTCGGGGTTGGACTTGGCCAGGGCCGCGAAGCGGTTTTCGGTCAGCAGGAAGTCCTGGATGGTGCCGTCCGGGGCCTTGGAGTCGATGACCAGCGGGTTTTCGCCGCGCAGGGCACGACGGGGGTCGTAGCGGAACAGAGGCCAGTAGCCGGATTCCACGGCCTTTTGGGTTTGTTCCTGGGTCTTGCCCATGCCTTTCTTCAGGCCCTGGTTGATGCAGGGGGCGTAAGCAATGATGATCGACGGTCCCTTGTAGCTCTCGGCCTCGGTCAGGGCCTTGAGGAACTGGTTCTTGTTCGCGCCCATGCCCACGGCGGCGACGTACACGTAGCCGTAGGTCATCAGCATCCGGGCCAGATCCTTCTTGCGGATCTGCTTGCCCGCGGCGGCGAACTTGGCGATGGCCCCGGTGGGCGTGGCCTTGGAGGACTGGCCGCCGGTGTTGGAGTAGACTTCGGTATCCATGACCAGGATGTTCATGTCGTCGCCCGAGGCCATGACGTGGTCCAGGCCGCCGAAGCCGATGTCATAGGCCCAGCCGTCGCCGCCAAAGGACCAGATGGATTTTTTGGTGTACAGGTCGGCGCAGGCCTTGATTTCGGCCAGTTTCGGATCGGAGTTGTCGGCCAGCAGAACCTTGAGCTTGTCGCCGGCGGACCGGGAAGCCTCGGGATCGTCCTTGCCGGACAGCCAGGAGCGCATGGCCGAGGCCAACTCGCCGTCCGCGCCGTTGTTCAGCGCGGCTTCCATCAGATTGGCCAACCGCTCCCGGCGCTGCCGGATGCCCTGGGCAATGCCGTAGCCGAACTCCGCGCAGTCCTCGAACAGGGAGTTGCCCCAGGCCGGGCCGTGGCCGTCCTTGTTCACCGCATACGGAGTGGACGGAGCGGACGCGCCCCAGATGGAGGAGCAGCCCGTGGCGTTGGCGATGATCATCCGCTCGCCGTAGAGCTGGGTGATGACCTTGACGTAGGGCGTCTCGCCGCAACCAGCGCAGGCCCCGGAGAACTCCATCAGGGACTTCTGGAACTGGCTGCCCTTGACCGAGGTCCGGCTCATGACGGTGTCCTTGAAGGGCACGGTCACGGCGAAGTCGTAGTTGGGAACCTGGGCCGGGGTCTGGGTGGCCAAGTACTTCATGACCAGGGCCTTTTCCTTGGACGGGCAGATGTCCGCGCAGTTGCCGCAGCCCATGCAGTCCAGGGTATCCACCTGGACCCGGTACTTGTAGCCTTTGAGTTCTTTGCCCTTGGCCTCGACCACGTCGAAGGAGGACGGCGAGCCGACCAGCTCGTCGTCCTTGGCCAGGACCGGGAGCAGGGCCGAGTGCGGGCAGACGAAGGAGCACTGGTTGCACTGGATGCAGTTTTCGGCGATCCATTCCGGAACCATGATCGCCACGCCGCGTTTTTCGTACTGGGACGTGGCGGTGGGGAAGGTGCCGTCCGGGGTGAAACAGGATACGGGCAGCTTGTCGCCCTGCTGGGCCAGCATGGGCCGCATCACCTTGGAAACGAATTCCGGTTCCTGGCGGGCAGCTTGGGCCTGTCCCGAGGCGTCGGCCCAGGAAGCGGGGTAGTCCACGGGCTGCAGGGCCTCGGCGGCCTTGTCCACGGCGGCGTTGTTCATGTTCACGATCTTGTCGCCCTTGGCACCGTAGGCTTTCTTGATGGAATTTTTGAGCATGGCCACGGCCTGATCAAAGGGAATGACCTCGGCCAGCTTGAAGAAGGCGGTCTGCATGATCATGTTGATCCGCCCGCCAAGGCCAACTTCCTGGGCGATTTTCACCGCGTCGATGGTGTAGAACTTCATCTTCCTGGCGGCGATGTCCCGCTTCAGGGAGGCGGGCAGCTTGTCCTCCAGCTCGTTCAGGGACCAGGGCGCGTTGAGTACGAACGTCCCGCCGGGCTTGGCCCCTTCCAGCAGGTCGTACTGGGTGACGTAGGCCGGGTTGTGACAGGCCACGTAGTCGGCCTGGGTGATCAGGTAGGTGGACTGGATGGGCGATTTGCCGAAGCGCAGGTGGGAGATGGTGATCCCGCCGGACTTTTTGGAGTCGTAGGCAAAGTAGGCCTGGACGAACATGTCCGTGGCGTCGCCGATGATCTTGATGGCTTCCTTGTTCGCGCCCACGGTGCCGTCCGCGCCGAGTCCCCAGAACTTGCACTGGATGGTGCCGGCCGGGGTGACGTCCGGGAAGGAGGGATCCAGGGGCAGAGAGGTGTTGGTAACGTCGTCCTCAATGCCCACCACGAAGTGGTTCTTGGGCTGGGCCTGGGCCATGTTCTGGTAGACCGAGGCGGCCA
The nucleotide sequence above comes from Desulfonatronum sp. SC1. Encoded proteins:
- the nadD gene encoding nicotinate (nicotinamide) nucleotide adenylyltransferase; amino-acid sequence: MKVGVFGGCFNPVHHGHLRLAVEALEILELDRVELVPAAIPPHKEQRGLLPYGLRCRLVQLAIRGVVDLHCSLIEGGRPGPSYTGDTLEELARAMPESQLFFLVGVPDLLTLPSWKNGLALTSKAHFVAVARQDMALETMRAFVRDHWPRSGEPYLRERDWRRVWEWPLEGGARSILLIHPPLVDVSSTMIRDYWNVGRDLRFLLPDSVLAELVRKRHLVDRYWASEEGGEVGEAVDINPGQPRGGCIHYR
- the nifJ gene encoding pyruvate:ferredoxin (flavodoxin) oxidoreductase, giving the protein MAKKIQSVDGNTATAHVAYALSEVAAIYPITPSTPMGEVSDDWAAKGRKNAWDQVLAIREMQSEAGAAGAVHGALAAGALTTTFTASQGLLLMIPNMFKISGELLPGVFHVSARAVAAHALSIFGDHQDIYATRQTGFAMLASNSVQEAHDMAMVAHLSAIDSSVPFMHFFDGFRTSHEIQKIELTDYADIAKLVDQEALAKFRARSMNPEHPHIRGTAQNPDIYFQGREASNSFYAKIPAIVAANMEKVGRLTGRPLKLFDYVGAPDADRVIIAMGSGCETIEEVINYLQAKGEKIGMIKVRMYRPFAPDALFDALPATAKTVTVLDRTKEPGSLGDPLYLDVCTAALERGVSGVKFLAGRYGLGSKEFSPAMAASVYQNMAQAQPKNHFVVGIEDDVTNTSLPLDPSFPDVTPAGTIQCKFWGLGADGTVGANKEAIKIIGDATDMFVQAYFAYDSKKSGGITISHLRFGKSPIQSTYLITQADYVACHNPAYVTQYDLLEGAKPGGTFVLNAPWSLNELEDKLPASLKRDIAARKMKFYTIDAVKIAQEVGLGGRINMIMQTAFFKLAEVIPFDQAVAMLKNSIKKAYGAKGDKIVNMNNAAVDKAAEALQPVDYPASWADASGQAQAARQEPEFVSKVMRPMLAQQGDKLPVSCFTPDGTFPTATSQYEKRGVAIMVPEWIAENCIQCNQCSFVCPHSALLPVLAKDDELVGSPSSFDVVEAKGKELKGYKYRVQVDTLDCMGCGNCADICPSKEKALVMKYLATQTPAQVPNYDFAVTVPFKDTVMSRTSVKGSQFQKSLMEFSGACAGCGETPYVKVITQLYGERMIIANATGCSSIWGASAPSTPYAVNKDGHGPAWGNSLFEDCAEFGYGIAQGIRQRRERLANLMEAALNNGADGELASAMRSWLSGKDDPEASRSAGDKLKVLLADNSDPKLAEIKACADLYTKKSIWSFGGDGWAYDIGFGGLDHVMASGDDMNILVMDTEVYSNTGGQSSKATPTGAIAKFAAAGKQIRKKDLARMLMTYGYVYVAAVGMGANKNQFLKALTEAESYKGPSIIIAYAPCINQGLKKGMGKTQEQTQKAVESGYWPLFRYDPRRALRGENPLVIDSKAPDGTIQDFLLTENRFAALAKSNPEDARKLREAVDNEVNERWRILNLMAEANPYSETNVAPLPACILTDTAEHATPDKNIEPCDSGRGE